The DNA window TTCACGGCGAAAGCCACGACTTCTGGGAAATCATGTACGCAGATAAAGGACATGTATGCATCACCAAGGGCGAAAAGGAGTTCATGCTGGAACAGGGAGAAATGCTGTTTCTCCGTCCGAATCTGTATCACAACCTCTGCTCGGACGGAAAACATTCGGCTAATGTATTTTTTATTTCTTTTGAAACATCTTCCGCTCCCATGAGTTACTTTGAAGACAGGGTGATAAAGATACCGGAACATTTAAAAAAACTGATTTCAGAAATTATAAAAGAGGGGAAATCCGCCTTTATTCTGCCTATGCCGAATCCTAAAATCCGTAAACTGATTCCGAAAGAGGATTCCATGATCGGTTCCCAGCAGATGATACGACTGGACCTGGAAAAACTTCTCATCATGCTGCTGAGGTATGAACAGCAGAATGACTCGAATCATCAGCTTTTCACCTCAAAGTCAAAGTTTGATGATCACATTGCAGCGCAGATCAAACAAATGTTGAAAGACAATATTTATGGAAAAATCACCGTTTCCCAGATCAGTGAACGGCTTCATTATGGAAAAACCCATTTGTCCGCCGCATTCAGAAAGGTGTACGGCAGAAGCATGA is part of the [Clostridium] symbiosum genome and encodes:
- a CDS encoding AraC family transcriptional regulator, translating into MQNTIYIKHEIANILNIAKIITIHYFEFGKNYRFHGESHDFWEIMYADKGHVCITKGEKEFMLEQGEMLFLRPNLYHNLCSDGKHSANVFFISFETSSAPMSYFEDRVIKIPEHLKKLISEIIKEGKSAFILPMPNPKIRKLIPKEDSMIGSQQMIRLDLEKLLIMLLRYEQQNDSNHQLFTSKSKFDDHIAAQIKQMLKDNIYGKITVSQISERLHYGKTHLSAAFRKVYGRSMINYYTHLKVEESKKLIREQNLSIQEISACLKFDTPQYFSKRFKQYTGMSPTEYLLSVKMD